In a single window of the Coffea eugenioides isolate CCC68of chromosome 3, Ceug_1.0, whole genome shotgun sequence genome:
- the LOC113766813 gene encoding uncharacterized protein LOC113766813, with protein sequence MSAKKIIAICQSGGEFATNKEDGSLYYTGGEAYALDLDQQTLLKDFKHELSETFQCSVDGMTIKYFLPGNKKTLITISKDKDLKRMVNFFKDSDQVEVFIIAEEAVARNVSNMPASRSSRTTVSEAVVPPGGSQDLIHAHDQPIDMEEPIDTSPLDIYDEKHRRAAIQWENTITGVDQRFNSFPEFREALHKYSIAHGFTYKYKKNDSHRVTVKCKSEGCPWRIYASRLATTQLICIKKMNAKHTCEGTSVKAGYRATRGWVGNIIKEKLKVSPNYKPKDIAVDIKREYGIQLNYSQAWRAKEIAREQLQGSYKEAYCQLPFFCQKIMETNPGSIATFATKEDSSFHRLFVSFHASISGFQQGCRPLIFLDSTLLYSKYQGTLLAATSADGNDSVFPVAFAVVDEETDENWHWFLSELKSAVSTSRQITFIADSQKGIRESLCDIFGEACYHGYCLRYLAEKLNRDLKGQFSHEARRLMVQDLSAAAYAPKLEAFERCAENIKAISPEAYNWVIQSEPAHWANAFFGGARYNHMTSNFGQLFYSWVSEADELPITQMVDVLRGKMMELIYTRRVDSSQWTTRLTPLMEEKLQNEASKAAPFQVLLLHGSTFEVRGESVDIVDIDHWDCSCKGWQLTGLPCCHAIAVFDCLGRSSYDYCSRYFTTESYHLTYAESINPVPNVEKPANGELEGTAVIVTPPPTKRPPGRPKMKQADSLDVIKRQLQCSKCKGLGHNKKTCNKHNAVDNDVQDTHLLTAISTEEPEGST encoded by the exons ATGTCCGCCAAAAAAATTATAGCTATATGCCAATCTGGAGGCGAGTTTGCCACCAATAAAGAGGATGGCTCCCTGTACTACACTGGTGGAGAGGCCTATGCTCTGGACCTCGATCAGCAGACTCTCTTGAAGGATTTCAAGCATGAACTTTCTGAGACCTTTCAGTGCAGTGTTGACGGAATGACCATTAAGTACTTCCTCCCCGGGAACAAGAAGACCCTCATTACCATCTCTAAAGATAAGGACCTCAAGCGCATGGTCAACTTCTTCAAGGATTCTGACCAGGTCGAGGTTTTTATCATTGCTGAGGAAGCTGTTGCGCGCAACGTATCCAACATGCCTGCCAGTAG GTCAAGCAGGACTACTGTGTCCGAGGCCGTGGTTCCTCCTGGCGGCTCTCAGGATTTAATTCATGCTCATGATCAGCCCATTGATATGGAGGAGCCAATCGATACTTCTCCACTTGACATTTATGACGAGAAGCATCGTAGAGCTGCAATTCAGTGGGAGAATACTATCACTGGTGTTGACCAAAGATTTAATAGCTTCCCTGAATTCCGCGAAGCTCTGCATAAATACTCCATTGCCCATGGATTTACTTACAAATATAAGAAAAATGACAGTCACCGTGTGACTGTCAAATGCAAATCCGAAGGTTGCCCTTGGAGAATATATGCGTCCAGATTGGCTACCACCCAGCTCATCTgcatcaagaaaatgaatgcgAAGCATACTTGTGAAGGAACTTCGGTAAAAGCCGGTTATAGAGCAACAAGGGGATGGGTTGGAAATATCATcaaggaaaaattgaaagtTTCTCCAAATTACAAGCCTAAGGATATTGCTGTGGACATAAAGCGTGAGTATGGCATTCAATTGAACTACTCGCAGGCATGGCGTGCCAAGGAGATTGCCCGTGAGCAGCTTCAGGGATCTTATAAAGAGGCCTACTGTCAGCTACCCTTCTTCTGTCAAAAGATAATGGAAACAAATCCAGGTAGTATTGCTACATTTGCGACAAAGGAGGACTCCAGCTTCCACAGGCTCTTTGTCTCGTTTCATGCATCAATATCTGGTTTTCAGCAAGGTTGTCGGCCTCTTATTTTCCTCGACAGCACTCTTCTGTACTCAAAGTATCAAGGCACATTGTTGGCTGCAACATCTGCAGATGGGAATGATAGTGTCTTTCCAGTAGCCTTTGCTGTTGTTGATGAAGAGACTGACGAAAATTGGCATTGGTTTCTGTCGGAACTCAAGTCTGCTGTCTCAACATCCAGGCAAATCACCTTTATTGCTGATTCCCAGAAAGGAATAAGAGAGTCATTATGCGATATATTTGGTGAAGCCTGCTATCATGGTTATTGCCTACGCTATCTAGCTGAGAAACTGAATAGAGATTTGAAGGGGCAATTTTCACATGAAGCAAGACGACTCATGGTCCAGGATTTGTCTGCTGCTGCCTATGCACCAAAACTCGAGGCATTTGAACGCTGTGCGGAAAACATAAAGGCCATCTCACCTGAAGCTTACAATTGGGTCATACAAAGTGAGCCAGCCCACTGGGCAAATGCTTTTTTTGGTGGGGCAAGGTACAACCATATGACATCCAACTTTGGACAATTGTTCTACAGTTGGGTATCAGAGGCTGATGAGTTGCCAATAACTCAGATGGTTGATGTCTTACGAGGTAAGATGATGGAATTGATCTATACACGAAGGGTTGATTCCAGTCAGTGGACTACAAGGCTCACCCCTTTAATGGAGGAAAAACTTCAGAATGAGGCTTCAAAGGCAGCACCATTTCAAGTATTACTGTTACATGGCAGCACGTTTGAAGTTCGTGGTGAGTCTGTTGATATTGTTGACATTGATCATTGGGACTGTAGTTGCAAAGGATGGCAGCTCACAGGATTACCTTGCTGCCACGCAATTGCTGTTTTTGACTGCCTTGGTCGGAGTTCGTATGATTATTGCTCAAGGTACTTCACCACTGAGAGTTATCACTTGACGTACGCAGAGTCGATTAACCCAGTACCAAATGTTGAAAAACCTGCTAATGGTGAGTTGGAAGGAACTGCTGTTATAGTAACTCCACCACCAACTAAACGCCCGCCAGGCAGACCCAAGATGAAACAGGCTGATTCCCTGGACGTAATCAAACGCCAGCTCCAGTGTAGCAAATGCAAGGGTCTGGGTCACAACAAAAAGACGTGCAA CAAGCACAATGCTGTAGATAACGATGTGCAAGACACTCATCTTCTGACAGCCATATCAACTGAAGAGCCTGAAGGAAGCACATGA
- the LOC113765325 gene encoding late embryogenesis abundant protein D-29-like, producing MGICRSGRMASKRGSAIMMQHRNCSFVLGLGVVVITLIAAVACTENDPPNSNSNSKYEEAKVKIEHAAGTGKEGAESWAEWAKDKISEGLGLGTDKAKQASDAATDAAKKIKDRIKDSASGAGQYTAEKVGELRDAATEKAKDSRETAAEKAEEAKEKAAEKAEAAKEAGAEMGKMAAEEAKQGYETAKHKAAEAIDSNMQAAKEKSRHLKDEVAATRDEEL from the exons ATGGGTATCTGCCGGAGTGGAAGAATGGCTTCCAAAAGAGGTTCTGCGATCATGATGCAGCACAGGAACTGCTCCTTTGTTCTTGGACTCGGGGTGGTGGTGATCACGCTAATTGCGGCAGTTGCTTGCACCGAGAACGACCCCCccaattccaattccaattccaaatATGAGGAGGCCAAGGTGAAGATCGAGCATGCAGCGGGGACGGGGAAAGAGGGTGCGGAGTCATGGGCAGAATGGGCCAAGGACAAGATCTCTGAAGGCTTAGGATTGGGCACCGACAAGGCTAAGCAAGCTTCTGATGCGGCCACGGATGCTGCTAAGAAAATCAAAGATAGGATTAAAGACTCTGCTTCTG GTGCTGGACAGTACACTGCCGAGAAAGTTGGAGAGTTAAGGGATGCAGCCACAGAAAAGGCTAAGGATTCCAGGGAAACAGCAGCGGAAAAGGCAGAGGAGGCCAAGGAGAAGGCGGCTGAGAAGGCAGAAGCAGCCAAGGAAGCAGGTGCAGAAATGGGAAAGATGGCGGCGGAAGAAGCCAAGCAAGGGTACGAGACCGCCAAGCACAAAGCTGCTGAGGCCATTGACTCCAATATGCAGGCTGCAAAGGAAAAATCTCGCCATCTGAAGGATGAAGTTGCTGCTACTCGTGACGAGGAGCTCTGA
- the LOC113765262 gene encoding proline-rich receptor-like protein kinase PERK8 produces MTSTSPTSSPTNAVPPATSPSNASGITPPNVSQQPNPTPDAPPPSTPSTSSSPPPQSPPPQPQSSPPPLSTPPPSPSLPPPSLPPLPSVPPPATPPPSVNLSPPPPPQASPSPPFGTAPPSPALSPSPPLPITVPSPSTSVSPPPPAIKSPLTSPPSPALPLPPPLASSQAPSLLNPPPLSVASPPPITTSLIPPSPPAPRNNTSQADAPTSSALPAIPPQKPTARSTTPGPNITAVTISRNGGGMKGGVVMAIGFVGFLAIGLVVLGVWLARKQKKKGAPFNIGYTMPSPYASSQNSDSSFLRNQHSVHSPLHSAHLAGSASGNNFVYSPEAGGIGNSRSWFPYEELAAATKGFSENNLLGEGGFGCVYKGVLADGREVAVKQLKAGGGQGEREFRAEVEIISRIHHRHLVSLVGYCISDCQRVLVYDYVPNNTLHYHLHYESRPVMNWATRIKVATGAARGIAYLHEDCNPRIIHRDIKSANILLDDNFEARVADFGLAKLAMELDACTHVSTRVMGTFGYMAPEYATTGKLTEKSDVFSFGVVLLELITGRKPVDASQPLGDESLVEWARPLLSQALESDNFDGLVDPRLGNNFVESEVFRMIEAAAACVRHLASKRPRMSQVVRALDSISEISDITNGMKPGQSQIYDAREHSAQIRMFQRMAFGSQEYSSSDFLGYSQSSCRS; encoded by the exons ATGACATCTACTTCCCCAACTTCTTCTCCTACTAATGCAGTCCCACCAGCTACTTCTCCTTCTAATGCTTCCGGCATTACTCCTCCCAATGTGTCACAGCAGCCTAATCCGACTCCTGATGCTCCACCTCCTTCTACCCCTTCAACCTCTTCCAGTCCGCCTCCTCAATCCCCTCCTCCCCAACCCCAATCATCACCACCACCATTATCAACACCGCCCCCTTCCCCTTCCTTACCTCCTCCGTCCCTCCCTCCCCTTCCGTCTGTGCCACCTCCTGCTACCCCCCCTCCATCTGTAAACTTATCACCCCCTCCTCCCCCACAAGCATCACCTTCCCCTCCCTTTGGCACAGCACCTCCCTCTCCAGCTCTTTCACCCTCTCCTCCTCTGCCAATTACAGTCCCATCACCATCTACCTCAGTTTCTCCACCTCCTCCCGCTATAAAGTCACCCCTCACTAGCCCTCCCTCTCCTGCATTACCTCTTCCACCACCACTTGCTTCTTCCCAGGCTCCATCCTTGTTAAATCCCCCTCCACTTTCAGTGGCGTCTCCTCCTCCCATCACCACATCTCTTATTCCACCTTCTCCCCCTGCCCCCCGGAATAATACATCCCAAGCTGATGCTCCAACTAGCTCAGCCTTACCAGCAATTCCCCCTCAGAAACCCACTGCGAGATCTACTACACCTGGTCCAAATATTACTGCAGTCACAATATCCAGAAATGGCGGGGGCATGAAGGGCGGAGTTGTCATGGCAATTGGATTTGTGGGCTTTCTGGCAATTGGTCTTGTGGTGCTTGGTGTCTGGTTGGCacgaaagcaaaagaaaaagggggccCCATTCAACATTGGGTACACAATGCCTTCTCCATATGCTTCCTCCCAAAATTCAG ATTCATCGTTTCTTAGGAATCAGCATTCAGTTCATTCTCCTCTGCATTCAGCTCACCTAGCTGGAAGTGCTTCCGGCAACAATTTCGTGTACTCTCCAGAAGCTGGGGGTATAGGCAACTCCAGGTCATGGTTCCCCTATGAAGAACTAGCTGCAGCAACAAAAGGGTTTTCTGAAAACAATCTTTTGGGTGAAGGTGGGTTTGGTTGTGTTTATAAAGGAGTTCTTGCGGATGGTAGAGAAGTCGCTGTTAAACAGCTAAAAGCTGGAGGAGGGCAAGGAGAACGTGAGTTCAGAGCAGAGGTTGAAATCATCAGCCGGATACACCACCGACATTTAGTTTCACTTGTTGGTTACTGTATCTCTGACTGCCAAAGAGTACTTGTATATGACTATGTACCAAATAACACGCTCCATTATCATCTTCATT ATGAAAGTAGACCAGTCATGAATTGGGCCACTCGGATCAAGGTTGCTACTGGTGCTGCTCGTGGAATCGCTTATCTGCATGAAGACT GTAATCCCCGGATTATCCACCGTGATATTAAATCAGCAAACATCCTTCTTGATGACAACTTTGAAGCACGG GTTGCTGATTTTGGGCTTGCAAAATTGGCAATGGAATTGGATGCCTGCACACATGTGTCAACACGTGTTATGGGAACTTTTGG ATACATGGCTCCAGAATATGCGACAACTGGAAAGTTGACTGAAAAGTCTGATGTATTCTCATTTGGAGTTGTGCTGTTGGAGCTTATTACTGGTCGTAAGCCTGTTGATGCATCTCAGCCTTTAGGAGATGAAAGCCTGGTTGAATGG GCTCGGCCCTTGCTCAGTCAAGCACTTGAGAGTGATAATTTTGATGGGTTGGTAGACCCTAGACTTGGAAATAACTTTGTTGAAAGCGAGGTGTTCCGGATGATCGAAGCAGCTGCAGCATGTGTGCGTCATTTAGCTTCAAAGAGGCCAAGGATGAGTCAG GTGGTCAGAGCTTTGGATTCCATAAGCGAGATTTCGGATATCACGAATGGAATGAAACCTGGTCAAAGCCAAATATATGATGCAAGAGAACATTCTGCACAAATTAGAATGTTTCAGAGAATGGCATTTGGCAGTCAAGAATACAGTTCATCCGATTTCCTGGGCTACTCCCAGAGCAGCTGTAGGAGCTGA